The following coding sequences are from one Microbacterium wangchenii window:
- a CDS encoding MmgE/PrpD family protein — MRDAPLAAVLSDVASEAADRASSPEAAPAIGRTLTDWFAVTVGGSAAPATAPLLAALGAGSGDVPLAGGRGLFASVETAALIHGTAAHALELDDIYAPGLYHPGAPTIAAAMAVAHRSDVTGAQFLRGVVAGIEVGCRVAADLGPAHYRHWHTTGTAGAVGAAVAAAVTRGATREQVAQAIAVAGTMAGGVQQTFRQDGGAKPLHAGHAAQSGVVAAVTAIAGLTGAPDVLEGESGLGVATGADTQWAACRAPLGDALLVQELTVKPYPCCGHTFAAIDAGLLLRQRGVRAEDISSVRIETYSAAVETAGILQPRKSSEARFSLPHAVSVALVEGEVTRSSFDEERITDPRVRDLVLQSTVQAAADFDRDFPHRRGARVSVTLTTGDVLTAEVRDRLGSPQNPIDDAALQRKFEDLTVPVLGVEQARQLLLATSSIESLASMRDLPWTAPVGR, encoded by the coding sequence GTGCGTGATGCTCCTCTCGCCGCAGTCCTGAGCGACGTCGCCTCGGAGGCGGCTGATCGCGCGTCGTCGCCGGAGGCCGCCCCCGCGATCGGGCGCACCCTCACCGACTGGTTCGCGGTGACCGTGGGCGGAAGTGCGGCTCCCGCCACCGCTCCACTGCTGGCCGCCCTCGGCGCAGGGTCCGGCGACGTCCCGCTGGCCGGAGGCCGCGGCCTGTTCGCGTCTGTGGAGACCGCGGCCCTCATCCACGGCACCGCCGCGCATGCGCTGGAGCTCGACGACATCTATGCCCCGGGGCTCTACCACCCCGGTGCCCCCACGATCGCCGCAGCGATGGCGGTGGCTCACCGCTCTGACGTGACGGGCGCGCAGTTCCTGCGGGGTGTGGTGGCCGGCATCGAAGTAGGGTGCCGAGTGGCCGCCGACCTCGGCCCGGCGCATTATCGCCACTGGCACACCACCGGGACGGCAGGAGCTGTCGGAGCAGCCGTCGCCGCGGCCGTGACGCGGGGCGCGACCCGCGAACAGGTCGCGCAAGCGATCGCCGTCGCCGGCACGATGGCGGGGGGAGTGCAGCAGACCTTCCGACAGGACGGCGGTGCCAAGCCGCTGCACGCCGGGCACGCCGCGCAGTCCGGCGTCGTCGCCGCGGTCACGGCGATCGCGGGTCTGACGGGCGCTCCCGATGTGCTGGAGGGGGAGTCCGGGCTGGGCGTCGCCACCGGGGCGGACACGCAGTGGGCGGCGTGCCGGGCGCCGCTGGGAGATGCCCTCCTCGTGCAGGAGCTCACAGTCAAGCCCTACCCGTGCTGCGGACACACCTTCGCCGCGATCGACGCCGGGCTGCTCCTGCGGCAGCGGGGGGTGCGAGCGGAGGACATCTCGTCCGTACGCATCGAGACGTACTCGGCGGCGGTGGAAACAGCCGGCATCCTTCAACCGCGGAAGTCGTCCGAAGCGCGGTTCAGTCTTCCACATGCGGTGTCCGTGGCGCTGGTCGAGGGCGAGGTGACGCGCTCGTCCTTCGATGAGGAGCGGATCACCGACCCTCGCGTGCGGGATCTCGTGCTGCAGTCCACCGTTCAGGCCGCGGCTGATTTCGATCGGGACTTTCCCCACCGCCGTGGCGCTCGCGTCTCCGTGACCCTCACCACCGGTGACGTCCTCACGGCCGAGGTGCGCGACCGGCTCGGCAGCCCCCAGAACCCCATCGACGACGCGGCGCTGCAGCGGAAGTTCGAGGATCTGACGGTGCCGGTGCTCGGAGTCGAACAGGCGCGACAGCTGCTGCTGGCGACCTCGTCGATCGAGTCGCTCGCCTCGATGAGGGACCTGCCCTGGACCGCGCCGGTGGGACGGTGA
- a CDS encoding SemiSWEET family sugar transporter, protein MPSWILGTAASAWGIVMAIAPVLQIIRMLRRRSAEDISLGYFALLVPGFILWVAYGIATADIFLTAPNALATLTALTVIGLTLWMRRAAGNRPENAPPSERTAA, encoded by the coding sequence ATGCCGAGTTGGATTCTTGGAACCGCAGCATCCGCGTGGGGGATCGTGATGGCGATCGCGCCGGTGCTGCAGATCATCCGGATGCTGCGGCGCCGGTCGGCGGAGGACATCTCGCTCGGGTACTTCGCGCTGCTGGTGCCCGGGTTCATCCTGTGGGTGGCATACGGGATCGCGACCGCGGACATCTTCCTGACCGCGCCGAACGCGCTCGCCACGCTCACCGCGCTCACCGTCATCGGCCTCACCTTGTGGATGCGCCGTGCCGCGGGAAACCGGCCCGAGAACGCTCCCCCGTCCGAACGCACCGCGGCGTAA
- a CDS encoding GNAT family N-acetyltransferase yields MAELKLAESDVPAFVDRLLPLQRQAYAVEAALIGDDRIPPLHENEADLRAAGLCWLLEVDGDRVVGALGYRTEEGVVDLDRLIVDPSFHRRGIASRLVKRVLAEGSRVTVSTGRENAPARRLYESFGFAHWGDSEVLPGLWISVYLRVSEELTTH; encoded by the coding sequence ATGGCCGAGTTGAAGCTGGCGGAGAGCGATGTCCCCGCGTTCGTCGACCGCCTGCTCCCGCTGCAGCGACAGGCGTATGCCGTCGAAGCCGCCCTGATCGGCGACGACCGCATTCCGCCCCTCCACGAGAACGAGGCCGATCTGCGCGCGGCCGGCCTCTGCTGGCTGCTCGAAGTCGACGGCGACCGGGTCGTCGGCGCGCTCGGCTACCGCACGGAGGAGGGCGTAGTGGACCTCGATCGACTGATCGTGGATCCGTCGTTCCACCGGCGAGGGATCGCCTCGCGACTCGTGAAACGCGTGCTGGCCGAAGGATCGCGCGTCACGGTCTCCACCGGCCGCGAGAACGCGCCGGCGCGCCGGTTGTACGAGTCATTCGGTTTCGCCCACTGGGGGGACAGCGAAGTGCTCCCGGGCCTGTGGATCAGCGTCTACCTGCGCGTCTCGGAGGAACTCACGACGCACTGA